One Dietzia sp. JS16-p6b genomic window carries:
- a CDS encoding sensor histidine kinase KdpD, with translation MSGTTRGRLHIYLGAAPGVGKTTEMLDRAHRLVAEGTDVVVGLVETHGRAGTAALLEGLESVPRRTVSYRGTRMTEMDLPAVLERAPQIALVDELAHTNAPGLEHAKRWQDVADLLDAGIDVHSTLNIQHLESLNDVVSRITGSEQREKVPDAVVRAADEIELVDLSPEQLRLRLMAGQVYQAERVDAALGNYFRVGNLTALRELALLWLADRVDEALGRYRDTERITDTWEARERVVVAITGGPESVTLVRRASRIASRSSAELVIVHVLRGDGLVSPGDSMAEVREVAASLGATVHTVAGDDVRTTLLDFARGVNATQLVLGTSRRSRWRRLFDEGIGSAVLQDSGPIDVHMVTHPEASGTRRPGAPRPAARRTSAWAGAIGVPVLVGGINQLFDERLDFSSQGWFFLVGVLAVSLLGGVWPAAVCAIVSGLVLNFFFTHPRYSVTIAEPANVVSILVMVAVAIAVSVLVDQSARRHREATRSARDAELLTLFAKSALRAPRLDALLEKVRDVYAQDGVAFLGADGTMVAGAGARPPASEAEATTSVQSSLTSSVETEPGDRLLLAGPRLTGHDRRILAVVAEHASALVRNQELARAAADSQALAEADRLRRSLLSAVGHDLRTPLAAAKLSVSSLRSGDVDFGPEDTAELLATVEESVDHLAALVDNLLDSSRLAAGAVHPCPGEVDVEETAVTALVAATVGRKSDRRRVTVDTDGATVWADPGLLERVLGNLLDNALRHAPESAVRLTARTLWDAGRARTLIAVADDGEGIAAPSRDAVLHSFHREGDTNASTGIGLGLSVVRGFVEAMGGTVSIDETPGGGTTVEVDLPACRDSEREGASEGESG, from the coding sequence ATGTCCGGAACGACGCGGGGGCGGCTGCACATCTACCTGGGGGCCGCCCCCGGCGTGGGCAAGACCACCGAGATGCTCGACCGCGCCCATCGCCTGGTCGCGGAGGGCACGGACGTGGTGGTGGGCCTGGTGGAGACCCACGGTCGGGCGGGGACCGCCGCCCTGCTCGAGGGGCTGGAGTCGGTGCCGCGCCGGACCGTGTCCTACCGCGGGACCAGGATGACGGAGATGGACCTGCCCGCGGTCCTCGAGCGCGCCCCGCAGATCGCCCTGGTCGACGAGCTGGCCCACACCAACGCGCCCGGGCTCGAGCACGCCAAGCGCTGGCAAGACGTGGCCGACCTGCTCGACGCGGGGATCGACGTCCACTCGACGCTCAACATCCAGCACCTCGAGAGCCTCAACGACGTGGTCTCCCGGATCACCGGCTCGGAGCAGCGGGAGAAGGTCCCGGACGCCGTCGTCCGCGCGGCCGACGAGATCGAACTCGTGGACCTGAGCCCCGAGCAGCTGCGCCTGCGCCTGATGGCGGGCCAGGTCTACCAGGCCGAGCGCGTCGACGCCGCCCTGGGCAACTACTTCCGGGTGGGCAACCTCACCGCGCTGCGCGAGCTCGCGCTGCTGTGGCTGGCCGACCGCGTGGACGAGGCGCTGGGCCGCTACCGGGATACCGAGCGGATCACCGACACCTGGGAGGCGCGCGAGCGGGTCGTCGTGGCCATCACCGGCGGCCCCGAGTCGGTGACCCTCGTCCGGCGCGCGAGCCGCATCGCCTCCCGGTCCTCGGCCGAGCTGGTGATCGTCCACGTGCTGCGCGGCGACGGGCTGGTCTCGCCCGGCGACAGCATGGCGGAGGTACGCGAGGTCGCGGCGAGTCTGGGCGCGACCGTCCACACCGTGGCCGGTGACGACGTCCGGACCACGCTGCTGGACTTCGCGCGCGGGGTCAACGCCACCCAGCTGGTCCTGGGCACCTCCCGCCGCAGCCGGTGGCGGCGACTGTTCGACGAGGGGATCGGGTCGGCGGTCCTGCAGGATTCCGGGCCGATCGACGTCCACATGGTCACCCACCCCGAGGCCTCGGGCACCCGCCGCCCGGGGGCGCCGCGACCCGCCGCTCGCCGGACCTCCGCCTGGGCGGGCGCGATCGGCGTCCCCGTTCTCGTGGGCGGGATCAACCAACTGTTCGACGAGCGGCTGGACTTCAGCTCCCAGGGGTGGTTCTTCCTCGTGGGAGTGCTGGCGGTCTCGCTGCTCGGCGGGGTGTGGCCGGCCGCGGTGTGCGCGATCGTCTCGGGCCTGGTGCTCAACTTCTTCTTCACCCACCCGCGGTACAGCGTGACCATCGCCGAGCCCGCGAACGTGGTGTCGATCCTGGTCATGGTGGCCGTGGCGATCGCCGTGTCCGTGCTGGTGGACCAGTCCGCGCGGCGGCACCGGGAGGCCACGCGGTCCGCTCGGGACGCCGAACTGCTCACCCTGTTCGCCAAATCCGCACTGCGCGCCCCCCGGCTGGACGCGCTCCTGGAGAAGGTCCGCGACGTCTACGCCCAGGACGGGGTGGCGTTCCTCGGCGCGGACGGCACGATGGTGGCCGGCGCCGGGGCGCGGCCGCCCGCGAGCGAGGCCGAGGCGACGACCTCGGTCCAGTCCTCGTTGACCAGCTCTGTGGAGACCGAACCCGGCGACCGGCTCCTGCTCGCCGGGCCACGGCTCACCGGGCACGATCGCAGGATCCTCGCGGTGGTGGCCGAACACGCGTCGGCTCTGGTGCGCAACCAGGAACTGGCCCGGGCTGCTGCCGACAGCCAGGCCCTGGCGGAGGCCGACCGGCTGCGACGCTCGTTGCTGTCCGCGGTCGGGCACGACCTGCGCACCCCGCTCGCCGCGGCCAAGCTCTCGGTGTCCTCGCTGCGGTCGGGGGACGTGGACTTCGGCCCCGAGGACACCGCGGAGCTGCTGGCGACCGTCGAAGAGTCGGTCGACCACCTGGCCGCGCTGGTGGACAACCTGCTCGACTCCTCGCGTCTGGCGGCGGGCGCCGTCCACCCCTGCCCCGGCGAGGTGGACGTGGAGGAGACCGCGGTGACGGCCCTGGTCGCCGCGACGGTGGGCCGCAAGTCCGACCGCCGACGCGTCACCGTGGACACCGACGGGGCCACGGTGTGGGCGGATCCCGGCCTGCTGGAGCGCGTGCTGGGGAACCTGCTGGACAACGCGCTGCGGCACGCCCCGGAGTCCGCGGTCCGGTTGACCGCGCGCACGTTGTGGGACGCCGGCCGCGCCCGCACGCTCATCGCGGTGGCCGACGACGGCGAGGGGATCGCCGCCCCGTCACGGGATGCGGTCCTGCACTCGTTCCACCGGGAAGGCGACACCAATGCCTCCACGGGGATCGGCCTGGGGCTCTCGGTGGTCCGGGGCTTCGTGGAGGCGATGGGCGGCACCGTGTCGATCGACGAGACCCCGGGCGGCGGCACCACGGTGGAAGTGGACCTGCCCGCCTGCCGCGACTCCGAGCGTGAAGGCGCCAGCGAGGGTGAGTCCGGATGA
- a CDS encoding response regulator, whose translation MSPTVLVVDDDAQLLRALRINFRARGMTVVTAETGAEALSRAADCDPDLIILDLGLPDLDGIQVLHGLQGWSRAPVLVLSARPDSSDKVQALDAGADDYVTKPFAMDEFFARVRAALRRASRADSPGQAMVETPGFTIDFRTSTVTRHGQTLHLTPTEWGVLEILARNPGRLVTQQEILRAVWGEGYQKETHYLRVYMAQLRRKLEDDSAAPRHLVTEPGRGYRFVP comes from the coding sequence ATGAGCCCGACCGTGCTCGTGGTGGACGACGACGCCCAGCTCCTGCGCGCCCTGCGCATCAACTTCCGGGCGCGGGGCATGACCGTGGTGACCGCGGAGACGGGGGCCGAGGCGCTGTCCCGCGCGGCCGACTGCGACCCCGACCTGATCATCCTGGACCTGGGACTGCCGGACCTCGACGGGATCCAGGTGCTCCACGGTCTGCAGGGGTGGTCGCGGGCCCCGGTCCTGGTCCTGTCCGCGCGCCCCGACTCCTCCGACAAGGTCCAGGCCCTAGACGCGGGCGCCGACGACTACGTGACCAAGCCGTTCGCCATGGACGAGTTCTTCGCCCGCGTCCGCGCCGCCCTGCGCCGGGCGAGCAGGGCGGACTCGCCGGGCCAGGCGATGGTCGAAACCCCCGGGTTCACTATCGACTTCCGCACCTCCACGGTGACCCGCCACGGCCAGACGCTGCACCTCACCCCCACCGAGTGGGGTGTGCTGGAGATCCTCGCGCGCAACCCCGGCAGGCTGGTCACCCAGCAGGAGATCCTCCGCGCGGTCTGGGGCGAGGGGTACCAGAAGGAGACCCACTACCTGCGCGTCTACATGGCCCAGCTGCGCCGCAAGCTCGAGGACGAC